TGCTGATCTAGATTGTTTTGCCTCCCTGACTTCTGTCGCCTTCTGCTTTCAGCTCTTTTTGGTGCCCTGGGTGTTCTGTGTTTCCTGGCAGCTGTGAGACACCACAATCTGACTGAGCATGTGGCAAACTATCAGGAAAACCTCTTCGTCCTCGTTGTCCTAGATGACACTTTGGACTGGTCTTTCTGGCTTGGTGTCGGCAGCATTGCGACTCACTTTGCTGTCTGTGGAGTGGTTGCCATGAGTCGCATTAAACTGCCCAAACCAGAGGTCAAAAAGCCTGAAGAACCCACTATCTCTGCTCTGGATCTGCTCTACTGAAGCAGACCAGAAAGCTTCATTGGCATTTCCATCGCTAACGGTTGatcaaagacaagaaaaagaggCAAACGGCAAATCGAGCCCTACTCTGTGCCAGTGCTGTACTGTATAGTTTATAGGCTAATGGCAGCCTCATGACATGCATCTAATGCAAATTCTTACCTTACATATAATTTTCTtaccctgcgatggactggcgacctgccagggtgtaccctgcctctcatctgctaattgctgggataggctccagcttccagGTGACCATGGCGGcctagaaaatgaatgaatgaatatgattttcatgtcatgtaaatttaaatttatttcagttaGAGTTGTTTGAAGGATTCAAGCATGAATCAAGAATGTTAATTTGTTAAAATTGCTATCTTTTAATAGGTTGCTGCAAGTTCCTGGTTAATAAAGCACATTATTTTTGGAATTGAAATTAAAGTTTTGCTTAAGACTCGTGAATCTGTGCTGCATACATTTTCTATTCTTAGACCATTGAtttagaacaaaaacaacaaatgctaTAAAAGAGAGTGTGGACAAATATCAATAAGAGCAACAGAAGATCCGAGATCCTTCTGCCAGGAGAGtaaatgttgaaaaataaagtaaatgatatgaagaaataaaaagtcaacAAAATCTTGCATTTCAGGCAGAAAACTCATCCAGCTAAGAAAGGATCAGAACTTGATCTGTATAATAAAGCGTGGGTGGCTGCTTCATTGAAAACttgaatttaaagaaaagaaggtCACAGACCAGGTTTAGACAGAATAATCATGTTTGTGTTCTGCTTCTGACTTGGTAGATGTTTCTCGCTTCAACAGCGGATGTGTGATTTAACTGAAAAAGCTTCTGATTTTCCATCACAGAATCCACTGCTGAACCTTTGGctccttttactttttattctgtaaTTGCAGTGTACAGAATGTTTATAattacttagaaaaaaaaaaaaaaacactgtgtgTATAGAGAGTAATGTACAGGCTTGTGGAATGTGATTTAATGCATTTGGTGTCCCTTTTTTAAGCTTCTCGTGTgttatattcttatttttgcaTGAATATCTTTGTATCATATCAAACCTAATGTTATTGTAGCTAAGCTTCTGAGGTCAACCAACAAATCTATGTACAATATTTCAAAAATGGGAACAGTTAAAGTAATATTTATAgttatttaaaacagttttatgtatACTACTATGTATGCAGACTAAAATTAAAACTTCTTTGAGCATGTGAAAACAAGGCTTCATAGATAGTAGCTTGGATATTGTTGAGTGATGAAACTTTGCATTGGTTTGTTATAATTTTCCATTtgtctgataaataaaataaaatggaaagaatagaatactttattaatcccagagtaAAATAAAACTCTTAAATGCCAGTTAATGCTATTTTTTTGGGTACATAAGATTATAGCGTTATCAATGATAGAATTTCACAGATGAATTCATGGTATCTTACATATACACAGGTCTTTATTAAGCTATTAGTCCATGAGAAAATTTGCctgtgtattttatttgattgttttgttgATTAAAACCCTTTAATTTTGACTGAAACTATACAGAAATCCCTCCTTAAGAGGCTAAAAACGATTACACAGTTACTATAGACTGAATATGAATAGTTTTTCCTTTGTAGGCAGGTCATAATTAGTTGTGTTAGTATGAAAATTGCACAAAGCAGGATTTACATCCGCCACTAGGTGGCGACAAAGGCTAGTCATTGTCGCATACTTGTGACGCAACATTAGCGCGACCTTTCCTTTCTCACATGGGGAGTGTTCGACCTCTGAATTGTTAAATAATTCGTTTAGTTTGAATTTACACATGTCCAGAaggtaacaatgcttcttgtgAGGAAAGCCGTGCGGACGGCCGTGTGGACCAACCTCTGCAGGCCATTTTCAGCCTCACAGACTCACCCGGACAAGAGAAAAGTGAGTGATTTGATATGTTGACGAAGCACTGACCGTTACCTATGGTTACATCAGTGACTTACATGGGCACTATTTCACATAAGATTTAATTCAGTGTtcttcttcatatttatttctttttaagtgtGAACTGCAGGTGTGAGCTTGTTTGTCAGTCAcaacatgtgtttttatgtctctACAGGGTCTGGTGTTGGGAGTGTTtgagaaggagggagagaagggCGGCCTCCAGCTGACAGAAACTGCAGCAGATTTTGATCAGTCGTTATCTGGAAAACTCTCAGAGTTGCTGGAAATGTGAGTTTGttcgttttgtttgtttgtttgtttgtttgttgtttttttttgggggggggggggggggggggtctaatGCATTTCAAATTTTCCCTTCCCACAACAGATGGCTAATGGCAAGTGTCATTCATCTATATTTCCAAGTCATTGTCGTCATcatcatattttaacaaaaagaagaagaagaaaaggaaaaatttcaGAACTAAATATTGTATGAATTGACAGGAtgtgtgaatatttttaaaatgttaagagACATTAGGATAGGGATAGGAATCCAGATCAGATCAATGGGAGATTAGGAAAACAGACCCGTCTAACTAATTTATGCCCCAGCGATGTCCATTCTGTTGAGAGTTTTGCTTTatatgctgtttattttttcccagcTCTAGACCAGGGCTTAAGAAAGGCAAGAGCAGGATATTTTATGGAATTCACAAGGTGAGAAGGTGTCCCAGTACCATCTTAAtccagtctctttttttttgtttgtttgtttgtttgtttgtttgtttgtttttagtaatTTTTCCTGTATCTCTTCCAGGATTTCCCATGTGTGGCAGTAGTTGGATTGGGCAAAAGTAGAGCAGGTGTTTGCAATGCTGAGAACTGGGACACCAGTAAAGAGAACATCAGGGAAGCTGTATCAGGTAAAATCCAGACctgtataaatgtatattttaagtTGGTACTTTGCTTATATGTTTGCTGTTGTATATGTGCAATCAGCTGGCTGCCGGTTACTTCAGGACATGGAGGTGAACCATGTCGAAGTAGACAGCTGTGGTGACGCCCAGTCAGCAGCAGAGGGTGCTATTCTTGGCTTATTTCACTATGACCAACTCAAGTCCAAGAAGAAGACCAAAGTAACCACACAGCTTCGTGGAAGGTAAACTGACAAGCTGCTGTTCACTGATTTTCATtggtctttttcatttttgtgaataGTGGTTTACAACATTAGATAATTGgttcttttctgtctgtctaTTTCTAGTGCTGATGCAGAAGGCTGGGAGAAAGGTGTTGTGTATGCAGAAGGCCAAAACCTGGCCCGACTGCTCATGGAAGCCCCTGCAAATCACATAACACCTACTGCTTTTGCAAATACCATTGAAGAGAAACTAGCTCCGTACTCTGATCGAGTAGCAATAAATAAGAGGTTTGTGCTTCTTTTTTCAGGATTGATGGAACTCTTTCACTGGCATTATGTTTATCACTATTCAGGTGAAGAAATAGACTGCatagcttcttcttttttttgcaatGCATCTGATAAGTACAAATTAACTGAGCTGTGTCAGTAGCAACATGAAATGCCTGAATCTTACATTATATTGCAGTGCATACAGATTCAAATATATGCTCCCCTGTATGTAAATGAACTGTATAAAATAATGGGATTCTACTAAAGACTTATGGTAATCCTTTCACTCAGTTTAGGAAATCATTACAGTTGCTAgagaatattatttttattattacttttttgttcCAGATCCCAGGCTTGGATCCAGGAGCAGAAGATGGGAGCTTTCCTCAGTGTGTCAAAAGGTTCAGAGGAGCCTCCTGTATTCTTGGAGCTACATTACAATGGTTCGCCTGATAGTAAGCAGCCACCACTGCTTCTTGTGGGAAAAGGAATCACTTTTGACAGGTAAGCCATAATACAAGACATGCTCTCTGCTGTATCTGtttgaaaacatatttacacaaaGCTGTGTGTTGTCTTTGTGCCaacttgtttcctgtttgtgtttgcagtggTGGTATTTCTCTAAAGCCCTCTCCCTCTATGGATGCGATGAGAGCTGATATGGGTGGAGCCGCCACTGTATGTGCATCCATCGTCACAGCAGCGTCTCTTAAACTGCCTGTCAATATTGTTGGTGAGTCAAATTTCCATAATGGAACTTTTTTTCAAGGAACTAACAGATTTTCTAGCTGCCTGTGTTTCCACAACAGTCCATAGAGCCATGATGAAGAGGCGAGTTTGTCTGCTGTCCTATgttcttatttttcattattcatGGGACGGTACACTTGGAGGAGGGTATATTAATTTCCTTAGAAATTTGTGGCATCTCCAGAGGTTACTCATAAAGGTTTCTGCAGGGAAAATGCGGCTGTCTATTATACCTAAAAATAGACTCTCTCTCTGCTCTGACTTAAATCAGGTCTGGCTCCGCTGTGTGAGAACATGCCCAGTGGAAAGGCAACTAAACCAGGTGATGTTGTCATAgccaaaaatggaaaaacaatcCAGGTGGGTGAAGCCAAAATGACAAGTGACAGGTTTAAACAGCGTGCActggtatgtttgtgtgctgataaactgttttttttaccatcatGCTCAGGTTGATAACACAGATGCAGAGGGCAGACTGGTCCTTGCTGATGCACTCTGTTATGGACACACTTTCAACCCTAGAGCTATTGTTAATGTTGCTACGCTAACAGGTGGGATTTTTACACAATGATATCAtgcctttttaatattttaaagatatAACCTGATTATGGATTATTAAAGGTTGTGTGATGATCAGTGATAAAAATACGGCTTCCTCTCACATAGGTGCAATGGATGTGGCTCTTGGCTCAGCAGCAACAGGAGTATTTACAAATTCTGACTGGCTCTGGGGGCAGCTGTACAAGGTACCACAGATACACAATGAACACAAATGTAATGTGTCAGCCTCTTAGCTCCTCTGTTGACAaatggtgtgtgtctgtgcaggcTAGTGTTGTGACAGGGGACAGAGTGTGGCGGATGCCTCTGTTCCATCACTACACCAGGCAGGTGACTGACAGCCAGCTGGCGGACCTCAACAACATCGGCAAGTACAGCCGGTATGTATCTGACTACTGCTCTCAGTGGTCCCTTTCACTTCCTGCCAGAAGCATCAGAGTAGCAGAAGAGTCCCTTTTTGGTTCTTGTTTCCAGCTTTTGACTAGTGTGTCTGTTGGTTTATTTCAAGTTCTGGAGGTGCGTGCACAGCAGCTGCATTCCTGAAAGAGTTTGTTACAGCTCCTCACTGGgctcatctggacattgctggTGTAATGAGTAACAAAGATGAAATTCCCTACCTGAGAAAAGGCATGTCTGGAAGGCCAACGCGTACACTGGTGGAGTTTGCTGCCGGGCTGGCCCACAGTGGCTGAAAGATGGAAGCAGATCTGATCATATTgaagacttctttttttttatcagtttcaaGACTGAAAATCAGTATTCCCACATGGACTAGGGTCAAAGCCCATGCAGTCACACTTACATGGAAGAACTGAAGAGTTTTTTAGCCAGTATTTAATGcaaattttctgtttattttccaaAACTATTACAATACACAGactgaaaatttaaacaaattgttAAATAAAGATATCTAATTAAGCTTATCAGCGTGAATGTTTGATACTGTGTCTCTGATGTCTGGAGATGGATGTATACTCCAAGGTCAAAAGTATGTGGAACTCAAATATATTAAAGTGATCTATTCAGCTTGTCATCACAAAATCAGAAACATTAAGATCTTGATCTTTGAAACTATCTGTAGCTTAGACGGAATAGGAGGAGTAGTTTGATACCTGGCGTGTTGAGCCGCCGAAGATATTTTGACATGTGGAATGACACTGAACCCTGCACATCCATCACTTTTTGGCAATTGGTGTTTCTGTATGAAAaggttagaaaaaaacaacaatatggCCGTTAAGACTGTACAGAATAAGACGTGCTACACGAGTTTATGGGTGATAATGAAAGTGCTCCAAAGTGGTCCAAAAGACTTGAAAAGCTCTTTATAAATGCAGCCTGTTTACAATTTACTTTTAAGTGAATAATAGCTAAATCACAGAGATGGCTTTCATAGATCTCAGAGGTGTTGCATAGTATAAAgatttgtgttttctgcttctCAAGTGCTCTGACATTTCTTTACTGAAAACCACATACAAGGGAAAAAAGACACTGAAACATAAAATTACTACATTTATTGGCTGTTTTACTGATATTATtcttaaaaacaagtaaatggTCCTGAAACATTTTGTGGTTAAAATCATTGCTCGTTTTGATGCTCAAGCCGTATTGTTTTGAGTCTGCTTTTTTGTAAATACTTAAGTCTTGTTTAGCTCATTTTTCACCATTTTCCAGACATGTGACTGCTAATTTTGTGGCCTGGTTTGTATCTCTTTGTATATGTAATTTTGCATCAAGTTTTTGTGTCTATTTTAGTCAATTTCCTTGTGTGTCttcatacttttgtttttgtatgtattgtaagtattgtatttaattttcactttgtgttttgttttggttagaTAATTTGCCTTTGAATATACCGTATTAGCTCAGTAGTGTTGCTGTAACATCTGGTATTATATTTGAAGTTTAACACATGGATTCCTGACTGCTTGGAACATTAGGTCTGTGTGCACAAATCTACACTGTTTTGTGCGCATGTGCAAATCGAGGAGCCCACACTTGGAGCAAGATGGCTTCGTCCATGAGTGGGATATTTCCCGGCCAGCAGCCACCTGGTGCTCATCCTGTCGGTGGACCTGGTGGACCGGGTCAGCCGGGCTTTCCCAGTAGTGTAGCCCGGGCCCAGGGAAACAACACGCTTGTGGATGAACTGGAGGCTTCTTTCGAGGTAGGAGGCTGATGTGCTCCGGTAGCTGCGAGTGCTAATTGTTGTTAGCTTCGTTAGTGTGGCTCGTTTACATTTTAATACGGTTTATAGCGTGGCTATACCATACAGTTTTATCAACTGACTGTGAAACGATTGTATGTTTTCACGACAGCTTTCTTGAGGATTATTGCTAAAATAACTTAAGTAGCATTAAGTTAACACAGACTAGCTCCACTTTCATCCCTGTGTTAGCTTTGCTGTGGTGACACAGCCTGGAGACCTCTCTCTTTGTCATTCTCTCTCTTTGGCATAAATTTGCCGtcaaaataacaacacaaactggCAGAGCTTTCTTGTATCCATAAACAATCTTAACCGATGTTAGATGCCAACCGCCCTCCCTGAACGAAACCATGCAGAAAATAGGGATAACTTGTTGGCGTCTCATTTGGTTTAATGTACTCATTTGTATTTTCTCATTTCCCGCCTTGGCATTAAGTGGTGAACACTGATAACTTGTCaccaattaaattttatttttatattttatatttatattttttggcaCAGACTGTACTGTATTGTACAAATACTGTACCGTCTGCAGAgagtacagtaaaaaaaaataataacaaacgCATCCAGTATGAATTGGTTAAAAAAGAAGGAATCATTGTTCACCATCTGTGGCCAGTATTATTCATGCCCCTTTGGAAGTAAACCCGGGCAGGCAAGCCTTCTAGATAAAAGCAATATACTGTAGCAGCCTATAAGAGAGTCTCTTTACTGTACCTCTGTATTAACTTAATAAGCATTTGTGGTTTAATGTTGTTCATTAGGGTttgtataattaaaaaaaaaaaaaaatgttgtccAGGAATAATTATATCTTCACCATCCTACAAATAATTTATGCACATTCCAGACAAAGTGGCATTTGTAGTCACTGGCAATTAATTTAGCAATATGTGACTTAGGGTAGAAAACTATTTTCATATGCAGATCATTGCAAAAGACACACATTTGTCTGCGCTTCATCCTTTCTCATTAATTTGTGACCAACAGAACAAAATAGGACCAGGTGTACTCAACCCCAGGATGAactacttatttttttattattattattaaaaaagagagcaaaaaacaaacatccttTGATGACATTCTGTTTATCCCATAGGCCTGTTTTGCATCCCTGGTAAGCCAAGATTATGTCAACGGGACAGACCAGGAGGAAATTCGGACCGGTCAGTGTAGTCCTGCATTTCCGTAAAAGTTTATCTCACATTGTAATCTTTATGTTAAAACGTATGTATCTGATTTTTTGTAGGCGTGGACCAGTGCATACAAAAGTTCCTGGATGTGGCTCGGCAGACAGAGTGCTTCTTTTTACAGAAGAGGCTCCAGCTATCTGTGCAGAAACCAGAGCAGGTGGTTAAAGAGGTAATTCGTTTGATTTATGTATTCCTATTTATTAGTAATGTGACTTCACTTCTCTCAagtacatgttttttttgttttttctcacttCAGGATGTGTCAGAGTTGCGTAATGAGCTACAGAGGAAAGAATTACTGGTTCAGAAGCATTTGACTAAGCTGCATCACTGGCAACAGGTGCTTGAGGATGTGAGCGGTCAGCATCGTAAACCCACAGACCTTCCCCCTCCCGGACCACTGGCTTTTCTGGAGCAGGCCTCTGCAAATCTGCCACCTGCTCCTTTAAAACCAAGCTAAAATAACAaagttaagaagaaaaaaaaacaaaactgcctCACATTCAAAATACCATGCATCCAATGAGAGTCATGAAACCCACCAACAATCTGAGAAAGAAATATAATGATTTGCTGTCCTAATAGAGTATTGTTGCACTGAACAGTGGGTTGGAGCAGGCCAGAGAAACAACTCTCCAGAATGTTCACTGACCTGAGACTGTGCTGCAGCTGGCTGGAAATGGTGCTGAAACAGGATATGCATACCTGCATTCATCTGTCATACTGGCTTTATTTGGAGTGCATGGAAGAGGGGATAATTGAGGGATAAAAGTGAAGTATAATTGTATGTAAACAGAGCAGCATGCTttccaaatattttataagtttCCTTTCGTCATCCTGTTTTCAAAGTAGATTGCTGTGCTGTCGTTCCGGACATGTGGGTACATTTGTATTTAGACTGGTGTTTTTTGTATTCTGTCGTTAAAATATTTCcaatactgtattttttttttttttttttactgtaaaaataaaattttttgtatttgaatCTGGGCTGAAGTATCATCTTAgtctttcttcattttctgaaaAACAAGTCAAACTCTGGCTGTACGATAAAGGGTTTTCCACCACTCTTATCAAGGAATAATGCTCGGAATGAAAACCACTTTGTAATATTATAAAGGGGTTGCGAAATCCttaaatgaaatatgaaaatatgttaaatgtGAACTGTGACTCTTCAAAGCTGAGAACATTGATCTCAAATTAGCATTTAAATTTATGCTTTCAGACGATTGAATAATGGGCCACTTAGACCTCTGAGTTTGCAAAAAAATTAGCGGTAATGTTACTTgcaatgtttttttcagttatttaaccCATTGTACATCTAATGTGTAATTGCTACAGTGTAAATAAAAGGAATATGTCAGGTTTTATGTTAGAAAATGGTTAGCATTGTATCCTTTCCCACCTTTAATGAGACATAACttgtaaaattgtgtttaattGGGTACACATCTTGTACTGATTAATCTTAAATTCCCTGGCATGTTTTCAGTTGCCTGCAACAGCAAAACCCATGGCTTGCAAAgagcttacaaaacaaaaatagatcTCATTGTTGAGAAGTATCAGAAGGACTTTAGTCACAAAAAAGTTCAAATCAGCAGTGGATATACCATTTAACACACTGTAAACTAGAGATCTTCAATTGTGGTCCTTAAGGGCCGTAGTCCTCCACGTTCAGTCCCCCAACCACTGTAGTCCaacaggttttcaatgtatctctgctccaacacacctgactcaatgagccattgtgcagaacttcatagttgttggatccatttaatttgagtcaagtgtgttggagcattGAAATAGTGAAAGCCTGCAAGACTGCGGCCCTCATaagaccaaattgagtagccctgttttAGAagtgtccctgctgcaacacacctgactcagatggGAAATTGGGCAGAAATGCTCTGCCCAAGTCTGTTAATTacccattgatttgagtcatttgtgttgcagcagggaaacatctaaaacgtGCAGCACACCAGCCCttcgaggaccaggattgaggatccctgaTGTAAACAGTCACTGACAGAGCTAGAcaaatttacactttttttttttacattattccAAAAGGTATGttttctgtgaaaacaaaaggaaaaaaaagaaagaaagaatatcaccacctataaaagaagaagaagaaaaaaaggtatTCAAAGGGAAAAATGGTGCACTCACAATCTGACATATCTGGACTGGTTTGGAAGGAAGAGTGACAATCACTGCCAAGTTAAGATGTGGAATGTTAGTACACTCCTACCCAAGGCTGAATaatgtgattaaataaaaatgtgctttaataAAGTATTACGTGTGCACACTTATTCAAATAGATTAttgtatgtttaatttttgtttgtttgtttttttaaacctaatggatttgattgtttttacagtttacaggtcacattaaaggtgggaaaagtttttaaatgatttaatgttgtttcatttatttaatatcacAAAAGCCTAGCATTATAACAGGGGGGTGTGAACTTTTTATGTTAACAGAACCAGCATAATTTCACATCACTCCTGCATTGAAACCATGACAGTGGTGTGACTTCTGATAAGTGAAGACTGAGCTTTCGAACAGCCTGTTTTCTCTGATTTATTCCATGTTTTCACACCACGACAGACTTGTTCTGCTCAGTTTCACAGCTCCTGCCTGTTCTCTGACAGCACAGCCAGACAAAATTGTTCACAGATGGGCGCTGAGGACAAGGCTTTTCTGCAAAAGCAGAAGTCTTTGGTCCCGATGTAAAGCTGGATtgtgaatttttttattaacacaatTTGGAATTACTTTTCTTCAACTGGAGGGCTTCAGTCAAGGAACTGTACACAGTTTTAAATACCCCAAATCTGCAGCTGAAAACTGCTAGAAAGCTGAGGAAAGATTTCACCTTTTGACACAACAATGCATACATTCTTATATCAACACAAGAAAAACTttactgaaagaaataaaaagttttggaAATGCCCAGCCAGCATTCAGACCAAAATCCAACAGAAAATCTGTGGGGTAACCTGAAGAGATGTTATCACAATCTGGCCGATTGGACTGTATCTGCAGGGTAGAGTGGGCAAATATTACCAAGTCAAGATGAGCCATACTGGCAGACACCTACCCAAGAAGACTGAATGTTGTGATTAAAGTCAAATGTGCTTCAATGAAGTATTAGTTTAAGGGTGGGCACTTATGCAACCACCTCactgtacattttatttttattttattttactctaacagattgttttggttttcaatTGAAATGCAGGAGTCAGTACTTTTAAGGTATACATTTATTTGCTTCCTCACTGACTCAGAACATGTTCTTGGGACTCTAATATTATATTTCACAATATCATGTTAATCCCAGCTGCAGACATAGCTAGTGTCCTTGTGGGAAATTGATTATAAAACACCTAAAAATATGTTACGTAATGTGTTATATTCATTCGAGACCTCAAATCTTTAAtgaagtttaaactgaaattaaGTTGTGAAATGTTAAACAAGTTGAAGGAGTGAAATCCATCAAGATAACAAAATGCCACTTGTAAGCTTAAAAAATGGTCATATATAGGGTCAGAattaaaatgagacaaaatcTAACAAAATACTAACATCATAAgcaaaaatgtgactttttaaaagtgaacaaaacagatgtGAAGTCAAAGTTCCAGCTGTTATCAGGCATGCATTAAATAATGTGACAGTACTTTAGATATTTTTGAGGGATCAAATCAGATTAGGTTTAACATCAAgtcttaaatgtaaatatgattaataaaacattaaatctaaAGAGGTCGTTTTTTAGTTAAATGAAAACTTATgggaaaatgaaagattttttttttttacttatctggCTATCATTTTtagagtaaataaaatatttttttatttactgatcATAATGATAAGATATTAAGCCATCAGAAAATGAGTGCCCCTCTGTGTTCACTGGGCCTCCTCTGGTCAGTCTTCCACAGCTAGAGGGAGACAGCTCTTTCTTCTGGGACGCCTTGGCCGCTTCCAGGACCGTCTTTGCCGACACGTCCTTGTTTGTGCGTTTTAATCAGCTATTGGAAAATAGCAGGTATCCTTGTCCGTCCTCCTC
The Melanotaenia boesemani isolate fMelBoe1 chromosome 4, fMelBoe1.pri, whole genome shotgun sequence genome window above contains:
- the lap3 gene encoding cytosol aminopeptidase, translating into MLLVRKAVRTAVWTNLCRPFSASQTHPDKRKGLVLGVFEKEGEKGGLQLTETAADFDQSLSGKLSELLEISRPGLKKGKSRIFYGIHKDFPCVAVVGLGKSRAGVCNAENWDTSKENIREAVSAGCRLLQDMEVNHVEVDSCGDAQSAAEGAILGLFHYDQLKSKKKTKVTTQLRGSADAEGWEKGVVYAEGQNLARLLMEAPANHITPTAFANTIEEKLAPYSDRVAINKRSQAWIQEQKMGAFLSVSKGSEEPPVFLELHYNGSPDSKQPPLLLVGKGITFDSGGISLKPSPSMDAMRADMGGAATVCASIVTAASLKLPVNIVGLAPLCENMPSGKATKPGDVVIAKNGKTIQVDNTDAEGRLVLADALCYGHTFNPRAIVNVATLTGAMDVALGSAATGVFTNSDWLWGQLYKASVVTGDRVWRMPLFHHYTRQVTDSQLADLNNIGKYSRSGGACTAAAFLKEFVTAPHWAHLDIAGVMSNKDEIPYLRKGMSGRPTRTLVEFAAGLAHSG
- the med28 gene encoding mediator of RNA polymerase II transcription subunit 28 gives rise to the protein MASSMSGIFPGQQPPGAHPVGGPGGPGQPGFPSSVARAQGNNTLVDELEASFEACFASLVSQDYVNGTDQEEIRTGVDQCIQKFLDVARQTECFFLQKRLQLSVQKPEQVVKEDVSELRNELQRKELLVQKHLTKLHHWQQVLEDVSGQHRKPTDLPPPGPLAFLEQASANLPPAPLKPS